In one Candidatus Aminicenantes bacterium genomic region, the following are encoded:
- the rplX gene encoding 50S ribosomal protein L24, translating into MQKFKLKKNDTVIIQSGRRQDKKKTGKILRIVSEKNRVVVEKIHIIKEYVRANPQKNIKGGIVEREGAIPISSVMYYCKECEQGVRIGYRVSDAGKQRVCKKCGVVLD; encoded by the coding sequence ATGCAAAAATTCAAACTGAAGAAGAACGACACGGTGATCATCCAGAGCGGCCGCCGCCAGGACAAGAAAAAGACCGGCAAGATCCTGCGCATCGTCTCGGAAAAAAACCGGGTGGTGGTCGAAAAGATTCACATCATCAAGGAGTACGTGCGCGCCAATCCGCAGAAAAACATCAAGGGCGGCATCGTCGAGCGCGAGGGGGCCATCCCGATCTCCAGCGTGATGTACTATTGCAAGGAATGCGAACAGGGCGTCCGCATCGGCTACCGCGTCAGCGACGCCGGCAAGCAGCGCGTCTGCAAGAAATGTGGCGTCGTGCTGGACTAG
- the rplN gene encoding 50S ribosomal protein L14: MIQMQTKLKVADNSGAKEVMFIRALGGDVGKIAKVGDIFVGSVKLAEPNAKIKKGDVIRAVIVRSSKEIRRRDGSYIRFSDNAAVIIDKANEPVGTRVFGPVARELREKKFMKIVSLAPEVI, translated from the coding sequence ATGATCCAGATGCAGACCAAGCTGAAAGTAGCCGACAATTCCGGCGCCAAGGAAGTCATGTTCATCCGGGCCCTAGGCGGCGATGTCGGCAAGATCGCCAAAGTCGGCGACATTTTCGTCGGCTCGGTGAAGCTGGCCGAACCCAACGCCAAGATAAAGAAGGGCGACGTGATCCGGGCTGTGATTGTTCGTTCCAGCAAGGAAATCCGCCGCCGCGACGGTTCGTACATTCGCTTCTCGGACAACGCCGCCGTGATCATCGACAAGGCCAACGAGCCGGTCGGCACGCGCGTGTTCGGTCCGGTGGCCAGGGAGCTCCGCGAAAAGAAATTCATGAAAATCGTTTCCCTGGCCCCGGAGGTGATCTAA
- the rpsQ gene encoding 30S ribosomal protein S17, whose translation MEKTPKKEKIARTQQGVVMSAKADKTVSVSVERVVSHPAYKKIIKKKSSFLAHDEERKCKPGDLVTIKLVRPLSKNKRWLVTSVTQTTQKEEVPQ comes from the coding sequence ATGGAAAAGACGCCTAAAAAAGAAAAAATTGCCCGCACCCAGCAGGGCGTGGTCATGTCGGCCAAGGCCGATAAAACGGTTTCGGTAAGCGTGGAAAGGGTCGTCAGCCACCCCGCCTACAAGAAGATCATCAAGAAAAAATCGAGTTTCCTGGCCCACGACGAGGAAAGGAAATGCAAGCCGGGTGACCTGGTGACCATCAAACTGGTCCGGCCGCTCAGCAAGAACAAGCGGTGGCTGGTCACCAGCGTGACCCAGACCACCCAGAAGGAAGAGGTGCCCCAATGA
- the rpmC gene encoding 50S ribosomal protein L29, with protein sequence MKVKEIRTLAHSEIQNKLDELKDKLFKQKFQKTLGQAESPYKIRQTKRDIARLMTILKEMRSQDGKDA encoded by the coding sequence ATGAAGGTAAAAGAGATCAGAACCCTGGCGCACAGCGAGATCCAGAACAAGCTGGACGAGTTGAAGGACAAGCTGTTCAAGCAGAAGTTTCAGAAAACCCTGGGGCAGGCGGAAAGCCCCTACAAGATCAGGCAAACCAAGCGAGACATCGCCCGTTTAATGACAATACTTAAGGAAATGAGGTCCCAAGATGGAAAAGACGCCTAA
- the rplP gene encoding 50S ribosomal protein L16: protein MLMPAKVKHRKVFRGKRRGIATKGNKLEFGEFGLQSMENDWITARQIEAGRIAINRFIKRGGKLWIRVFPYKPVTKKPVEVRMGKGKGDPEFWVDVIKRGRILYELEGVNETVAREAMKLAQRKLPIKTRFISRQQIGAGL from the coding sequence GCATCGGAAGGTTTTCCGGGGCAAACGCCGTGGCATTGCCACCAAGGGAAATAAATTGGAATTCGGCGAGTTCGGCCTGCAATCGATGGAGAACGACTGGATCACCGCCAGGCAGATCGAGGCCGGCCGCATCGCCATCAACCGTTTCATCAAGCGCGGCGGCAAGCTGTGGATCCGCGTTTTCCCTTACAAGCCGGTCACCAAGAAACCGGTCGAGGTGCGCATGGGCAAGGGCAAGGGCGACCCCGAATTCTGGGTCGACGTCATCAAGCGCGGGCGCATTCTCTATGAGCTGGAAGGCGTCAACGAGACGGTGGCCAGGGAAGCCATGAAGCTGGCGCAGCGGAAACTGCCGATCAAGACCCGGTTCATTTCGCGGCAGCAGATAGGAGCGGGACTATGA